In Cryptomeria japonica chromosome 10, Sugi_1.0, whole genome shotgun sequence, a genomic segment contains:
- the LOC131051490 gene encoding putative pectate lyase 21: protein MARTLSVIACKEMEKTTNLKMRLVLTTFIVGFIAAGSAMHDDGHGPGDNFLKNETVSFVGTLRVKNGPMPWVGTTGRLCKRSDGTKCQFSSCGLGRLLPKCAIGFARGVKGGRKGLSYTVTRSDDNPNNPAPGTLRYAVSLYSASPRGVWITFSHDMTIQLKKMLHVYNHTTIDGRGVRVIITGYSIELNKVQDVIIHNLQVSDINSDTVHIFESKMVWIDHLTSFNGQRGLVSAVQGSTDITISNCRLSHNHYNMLLGKDDSDTIDKQMRVTVYRNWFKDTDQRNPHCRWGYCHVVNNLYANWGSYAIGARVHAQIYSEKNVFVPGKDSEVTEWYAGYELKWDTTPKIQSNGDLLLYGATFHQFLYNGPVVAPPYKNHRQYPPVISTGKLPRLLGHCTGVLLKESVRSCLLRG, encoded by the exons ATGGCCAGAACTCTTTCTGTGATTGCTTGCAAGGAAATGGAGAAGACAACCAACTTGAAAATGAGGTTGGTCCTGACTACGTTTATCGTTGGATTTATTGCTGCTGGTTCAGCAATGCATGACGATGGTCATGGGCCTGGTGACAATTTTTTGAAGAACGAAACTGTTTCTTTTGTGGGAACATTGCGAGTGAAAAATG GTCCAATGCCCTGGGTAGGAACTACAGGGCGGCTATGCAAAAGATCTGACGGTACCAAATGCCAGTTCTCCAGCTGTGGGTTAGGGCGTCTTCTTCCAAAGTGTGCCATTGGATTTGCCAGGGGTGTCAAAGGAGGTCGAAAAGGACTCTCTTATACAGTCACCAGATCTGATGACAACCCTAACAATCCTGCTCCTGGTACATTGCGTTATGCTGTGAGCCTTTACTCTGCCAGCCCTAGAGGAGTGTGGATCACCTTCTCTCATGACATGACAATTCAGTTAAAAAAAATGCTGCATGTCTATAATCACACAACCATAGATGGCAGGGGAGTGAGGGTGATCATCACTGGATATTCAATTGAGCTGAACAAAGTCCAAGATGTTattattcataaccttcaagtcaGTGACATCAACTCTGATACAGTTCACATATTTGAATCCAAAATGGTCTGGATTGATCATTTGACTTCCTTTAATGGCCAAAGAGGTTTGGTATCTGCTGTTCAGGGTTCTACTGATATTACTATTTCAAATTGTCGTCTGTCTCATAATCACTACAATATGTTATTGGGTAAAGATGATTCAGACACAATTGACAAACAAATGCGAGTCACTGTGTATAGAAACTGGTTCAAAGATACAGACCAGCGCAATCCTCACTGCAG GTGGGGATACTGTCATGTTGTGAACAATCTATATGCAAACTGGGGATCATATGCAATTGGGGCAAGAGTTCATGCACAGATATACTCAGAGAAGAATGTATTTGTACCTGGAAAAGACTCTGAAGTAACTGAATGGTACGCGGGGTATGAACTTAAGTGGGACACCACTCCTAAGATCCAGTCCAATGGTGACCTACTTCTATATGGGGCCACATTTCATCAATTCCTGTACAATGGGCCTGTGGTTGCTCCTCCTTACAAAAACCATAGGCAGTATCCTCCCGTCATTAGCACAGGAAAATTACCACGTCTTCTTGGTCACTGCACTGGTGTTCTTCTCAAAGAAAGTGTCCGTTCTTGCCTTCTGCGTGGATAA